The following proteins come from a genomic window of Anopheles ziemanni chromosome 3, idAnoZiCoDA_A2_x.2, whole genome shotgun sequence:
- the LOC131289627 gene encoding tubulin beta-3 chain isoform X2, translated as MREIVHLQAGQCGNQIGAKFWEIISEEHGIDATGVYNGESDLQLERVSVYYNEASVSRSSGGKYVPRAILLDLEPGTMEAVRSGPYGKLFRPDNFVFGQSGAGNNWAKGHYTEGAELVDAVLDVVRKECENCDCLQGFQLTHSLGGGTGSGMGTLLISKIREEYPDRIMNTYSVVPSPKVSDTVVEPYNATLSIHQLVENTDETYCIDNEALYDICFRTLKVPNPSYGDLNHLVSLTMSGVTTCLRFPGQLNADLRKLAVNMVPFPRLHFFMPGFAPLTSRGSQQYRALTVPELTQQMFDAKNMMAACDPRHGRYLTVAAVFRGRMSMKEVDEQMLAVQNKNSSYFVEWIPNNVKTAVCDIPPKGLKMSSTFIGNTTAIQELFKRISEQFSAMFRRKAFLHWYTGEGMDEMEFTEAESNMNDLVSEYQQYQEATADDEFEQEECQDEMEGECV; from the exons TTCTGGGAGATCATCTCCGAGGAGCACGGTATTGATGCCACCGGTGTCTACAATGGGGAGTCCGATCTACAGCTGGAACGCGTAAGCGTTTACTACAACGAAGCCTCAG TTTCCCGCTCGTCCGGTGGGAAGTATGTGCCGCGCGCCATCCTGCTCGATCTGGAGCCGGGAACGATGGAGGCGGTCCGCTCCGGCCCGTACGGCAAGCTGTTCCGCCCGGATAACTTTGTGTTCGGGCAGTCCGGTGCCGGTAACAACTGGGCCAAGGGCCACTACACCGAGGGTGCTGAGTTGGTCGACGCCGTGCTGGATGTGGTGCGCAAGGAGTGCGAGAACTGCGACTGTCTGCAG GGGTTCCAGTTGACGCACTCGCTCGGCGGAGGTACCGGATCGGGTATGGGCACGCTGCTGATCTCGAAGATCCGTGAGGAGTACCCGGATCGCATCATGAACACGTACTCGGTGGTGCCGTCGCCGAAGGTGTCCGACACGGTGGTGGAGCCGTACAATGCGACGCTCTCGATCCACCAGCTGGTGGAGAACACCGACGAGACGTACTGCATCGACAACGAGGCGCTGTACGACATCTGCTTCCGCACGCTGAAGGTGCCGAATCCGAGCTACGGCGATCTGAACCATCTCGTCTCGCTGACGATGTCCGGCGTCACCACCTGCCTGCGGTTCCCGGGTCAGCTGAACGCCGATCTGCGCAAGCTGGCCGTCAACATGGTGCCGTTCCCGCGTCTGCACTTCTTCATGCCCGGATTCGCGCCGCTGACGTCCCGTGGCTCGCAACAGTACCGCGCACTGACCGTGCCGGAGCTGACGCAACAGATGTTCGATGCGAAGAACATGATGGCCGCGTGCGATCCGCGCCACGGTCGCTACCTGACGGTCGCCGCCGTCTTCCGTGGGCGCATGTCGATGAAGGAGGTCGACGAGCAGATGCTGGCGGTGCAGAACAAGAACAGCAGCTACTTCGTCGAGTGGATCCCGAACAACGTCAAGACCGCCGTCTGTGATATTCCGCCGAAGGGGCTCAAGATGTCGTCGACGTTCATCGGCAACACCACCGCCATCCAGGAGCTGTTCAAGCGCATCTCCGAGCAGTTCTCCGCTATGTTCCGTCGCAAGGCCTTCTTGCATTGGTACACCGGCGAGGGTATGGACGAGATGGAGTTCACCGAGGCCGAGAGCAACATGAACGATTTGGTGTCCGAGTACCAGCAGTACCAAGAGGCGACCGCCGACGACGAGTTCGAGCAGGAGGAATGCCAGGACGAGATGGAGGGCGAATGCGTCTGA
- the LOC131289627 gene encoding tubulin beta-3 chain isoform X1 gives MREIVHLQAGQCGNQIGAKFWEIISEEHGIDATGVYNGESDLQLERVSVYYNEASAVSRSSGGKYVPRAILLDLEPGTMEAVRSGPYGKLFRPDNFVFGQSGAGNNWAKGHYTEGAELVDAVLDVVRKECENCDCLQGFQLTHSLGGGTGSGMGTLLISKIREEYPDRIMNTYSVVPSPKVSDTVVEPYNATLSIHQLVENTDETYCIDNEALYDICFRTLKVPNPSYGDLNHLVSLTMSGVTTCLRFPGQLNADLRKLAVNMVPFPRLHFFMPGFAPLTSRGSQQYRALTVPELTQQMFDAKNMMAACDPRHGRYLTVAAVFRGRMSMKEVDEQMLAVQNKNSSYFVEWIPNNVKTAVCDIPPKGLKMSSTFIGNTTAIQELFKRISEQFSAMFRRKAFLHWYTGEGMDEMEFTEAESNMNDLVSEYQQYQEATADDEFEQEECQDEMEGECV, from the exons TTCTGGGAGATCATCTCCGAGGAGCACGGTATTGATGCCACCGGTGTCTACAATGGGGAGTCCGATCTACAGCTGGAACGCGTAAGCGTTTACTACAACGAAGCCTCAG CAGTTTCCCGCTCGTCCGGTGGGAAGTATGTGCCGCGCGCCATCCTGCTCGATCTGGAGCCGGGAACGATGGAGGCGGTCCGCTCCGGCCCGTACGGCAAGCTGTTCCGCCCGGATAACTTTGTGTTCGGGCAGTCCGGTGCCGGTAACAACTGGGCCAAGGGCCACTACACCGAGGGTGCTGAGTTGGTCGACGCCGTGCTGGATGTGGTGCGCAAGGAGTGCGAGAACTGCGACTGTCTGCAG GGGTTCCAGTTGACGCACTCGCTCGGCGGAGGTACCGGATCGGGTATGGGCACGCTGCTGATCTCGAAGATCCGTGAGGAGTACCCGGATCGCATCATGAACACGTACTCGGTGGTGCCGTCGCCGAAGGTGTCCGACACGGTGGTGGAGCCGTACAATGCGACGCTCTCGATCCACCAGCTGGTGGAGAACACCGACGAGACGTACTGCATCGACAACGAGGCGCTGTACGACATCTGCTTCCGCACGCTGAAGGTGCCGAATCCGAGCTACGGCGATCTGAACCATCTCGTCTCGCTGACGATGTCCGGCGTCACCACCTGCCTGCGGTTCCCGGGTCAGCTGAACGCCGATCTGCGCAAGCTGGCCGTCAACATGGTGCCGTTCCCGCGTCTGCACTTCTTCATGCCCGGATTCGCGCCGCTGACGTCCCGTGGCTCGCAACAGTACCGCGCACTGACCGTGCCGGAGCTGACGCAACAGATGTTCGATGCGAAGAACATGATGGCCGCGTGCGATCCGCGCCACGGTCGCTACCTGACGGTCGCCGCCGTCTTCCGTGGGCGCATGTCGATGAAGGAGGTCGACGAGCAGATGCTGGCGGTGCAGAACAAGAACAGCAGCTACTTCGTCGAGTGGATCCCGAACAACGTCAAGACCGCCGTCTGTGATATTCCGCCGAAGGGGCTCAAGATGTCGTCGACGTTCATCGGCAACACCACCGCCATCCAGGAGCTGTTCAAGCGCATCTCCGAGCAGTTCTCCGCTATGTTCCGTCGCAAGGCCTTCTTGCATTGGTACACCGGCGAGGGTATGGACGAGATGGAGTTCACCGAGGCCGAGAGCAACATGAACGATTTGGTGTCCGAGTACCAGCAGTACCAAGAGGCGACCGCCGACGACGAGTTCGAGCAGGAGGAATGCCAGGACGAGATGGAGGGCGAATGCGTCTGA